One Streptomyces sp. B21-105 genomic region harbors:
- a CDS encoding GntR family transcriptional regulator — translation MIRSVSPRHHDIADDLRHQITTGRLKPGERLPSETGLADQYKVSTATLRSALAVLQGEGLVEKIHGKGNFVRRPLRRIMYVGGWGTLDPWTAAEAALHVTVRTATVQADGHLTTLLRVPTGSPLAEFSCVSHEGESPHGLARIYIPRDLAPAGVLDDEPSCPEAVRRFAVLGPPPAAVRETVCARPPTPDESSTLRTNSATPVLAITRVATDPTGRVVEAALLVFPGDRADAVFTTHHTSDERQTPG, via the coding sequence GTGATCCGGTCCGTGTCTCCTCGCCACCACGACATCGCCGACGATCTCCGGCACCAGATCACGACCGGCCGCCTCAAGCCCGGCGAACGACTCCCGTCCGAAACCGGCTTGGCGGACCAGTACAAGGTCAGCACAGCAACGCTGCGGAGTGCCCTCGCGGTGCTCCAGGGCGAGGGCCTCGTCGAGAAGATCCACGGCAAGGGCAACTTCGTCCGCCGCCCTCTCCGCCGGATCATGTACGTCGGTGGCTGGGGGACGCTGGACCCGTGGACCGCCGCCGAAGCGGCCCTACACGTCACCGTTCGCACCGCCACAGTCCAGGCCGACGGACATCTGACGACCTTGCTGAGGGTGCCGACGGGCAGCCCTCTCGCGGAGTTCTCCTGCGTCAGTCACGAGGGGGAGTCACCGCACGGACTGGCACGTATCTACATCCCGCGCGACCTGGCGCCGGCCGGAGTGCTCGACGACGAACCTTCGTGCCCGGAGGCAGTCAGGAGATTCGCCGTACTCGGCCCTCCGCCAGCTGCCGTCCGGGAAACGGTCTGCGCCCGCCCGCCGACGCCGGACGAGTCATCGACCCTGCGAACCAACTCCGCCACGCCAGTTCTGGCGATCACGCGCGTCGCGACCGACCCCACCGGCCGAGTGGTCGAGGCGGCCCTTCTGGTCTTCCCAGGGGACCGAGCCGACGCAGTCTTCACCACCCACCACACGTCCGACGAGAGGCAGACGCCAGGATGA
- a CDS encoding GntR family transcriptional regulator has translation MPEQPPYLRIADELRRRIAEHVWEPGDRLPSRAQIGEEYGVGENVVRRAQELLISQGVLEGRAGSGTYVAEPRQRVRVVRSSAREQPNGSPFRVDMKAVGRQGDWESRTDAKVPAPAEIAARLGIGEGELCVRTTYEFLADGRPVQLSTSWEPYDLTAGTLVVLPEGGPHAGAGVVNRMAAIGITVGHAVEQPEPRQATAEEASLLGVQKAALVTHIRRTYYSDDGRPVETADIVVPAAHCEIVYEIPINR, from the coding sequence ATGCCTGAGCAGCCGCCCTATCTCCGCATCGCCGACGAACTCCGGCGACGGATCGCGGAGCACGTGTGGGAGCCGGGAGACCGCCTGCCCTCCCGCGCCCAGATCGGCGAGGAGTACGGCGTGGGCGAGAACGTGGTCCGCCGGGCTCAGGAGTTGCTGATCTCCCAGGGTGTGTTGGAGGGCCGTGCCGGATCGGGCACCTACGTCGCCGAGCCGCGGCAGCGCGTGCGGGTGGTCCGTTCCTCGGCGCGTGAGCAGCCCAACGGGTCGCCTTTCCGCGTGGACATGAAGGCCGTCGGCAGGCAAGGGGACTGGGAGAGCCGGACCGACGCCAAGGTGCCGGCGCCAGCGGAGATCGCGGCACGGCTGGGCATCGGCGAGGGCGAGCTGTGCGTCCGTACGACGTACGAGTTCCTGGCGGACGGCAGGCCCGTGCAGCTGTCGACGAGTTGGGAGCCGTACGACCTCACCGCCGGCACACTCGTCGTCCTCCCCGAGGGAGGGCCGCACGCAGGGGCTGGCGTCGTGAACCGCATGGCCGCGATCGGCATTACCGTCGGCCACGCCGTGGAGCAGCCGGAGCCGCGGCAGGCGACCGCCGAGGAGGCGTCCTTGCTCGGCGTCCAGAAGGCCGCGCTTGTCACGCACATCCGACGGACGTACTACAGCGACGACGGGCGGCCCGTGGAGACGGCGGACATCGTGGTGCCCGCGGCTCACTGCGAGATCGTCTACGAGATCCCGATCAACCGGTAG
- a CDS encoding tautomerase family protein codes for MTIITVNAPRGRLSLEQRRELAETLTDAVLVPEVGQPAPAARVGFQVHFVERERDMMAIGGRLLSDADQELDVMVIDIAVMDAAWQPDVRGQVIERVLAALAAACGLQKPSPTWWVNFRVIDEGSWGSSGGVLSVLPLLDSGVFTEERVKAVRAALGV; via the coding sequence GTGACGATCATTACCGTGAACGCCCCGAGGGGCCGCCTGAGCCTGGAGCAGCGCCGCGAGCTGGCCGAGACGCTGACGGACGCGGTACTGGTACCCGAGGTGGGACAGCCGGCTCCGGCCGCCCGCGTCGGGTTCCAGGTGCACTTCGTCGAGCGCGAGCGGGACATGATGGCGATCGGCGGACGGCTGCTTTCGGACGCCGACCAGGAACTCGACGTGATGGTGATCGACATCGCGGTCATGGACGCCGCCTGGCAGCCGGACGTACGAGGCCAGGTCATCGAACGCGTCCTTGCCGCACTGGCGGCGGCCTGCGGACTGCAGAAGCCGTCACCGACGTGGTGGGTCAACTTCCGCGTGATCGACGAGGGCAGCTGGGGCTCGTCCGGGGGCGTACTGTCCGTCCTCCCGCTCCTCGACAGCGGGGTGTTCACGGAGGAGAGGGTCAAGGCCGTCCGCGCCGCGCTGGGCGTCTGA
- a CDS encoding Imm32 family immunity protein, which produces MTTHVSAVTDGTTRVFTWEEGSRIEVRNLGGEIVIEANAAGLKTLAGHLLTLAQDSTPDGAHLHLEENHGLEEGSVGLVLERSDDE; this is translated from the coding sequence ATGACCACTCACGTGAGTGCGGTGACCGACGGAACCACCAGAGTCTTCACGTGGGAAGAAGGCTCACGCATCGAGGTGCGCAACCTGGGCGGAGAGATCGTCATCGAGGCGAACGCAGCCGGGCTGAAAACCCTGGCCGGCCACCTCCTCACGCTCGCCCAGGACAGCACACCGGACGGGGCTCACCTCCACCTGGAGGAGAATCACGGGCTCGAGGAAGGCTCCGTGGGCCTGGTCTTGGAGCGGAGCGACGACGAATGA
- a CDS encoding TetR/AcrR family transcriptional regulator translates to MTKPSPAARERIVAGAADMISRRGLNATSIREMAKHARAPLGSTYHYFPEGKQQLATEAVRYTGEWVARRLRKELEAGPVAGLRAFLALWRKIVVDSDFRAGCPVLAVSIEEPPTDETPPAVVAAADVFTAWESLLSASLREHGAEREEAVQLATLVVAAVEGTVAMCRAKRSIEPLDRTAEQLQALILATIKG, encoded by the coding sequence GTGACCAAGCCCAGCCCGGCGGCGCGCGAGCGGATTGTGGCCGGTGCGGCCGACATGATCAGCCGGCGTGGTCTGAACGCGACGAGCATCCGCGAGATGGCCAAGCACGCCAGGGCGCCGCTCGGCTCGACGTACCACTACTTCCCTGAAGGCAAGCAGCAGTTGGCCACCGAGGCCGTCCGCTATACGGGCGAGTGGGTCGCGCGCCGTCTGCGGAAGGAGCTGGAGGCGGGGCCGGTCGCCGGGTTGCGGGCGTTCCTCGCCCTGTGGCGCAAGATCGTCGTCGACAGTGACTTCAGGGCGGGCTGCCCGGTTCTCGCCGTCTCCATCGAGGAGCCGCCCACTGACGAGACGCCCCCCGCCGTGGTAGCCGCCGCAGACGTCTTCACCGCATGGGAGAGCCTGCTGTCCGCCTCGCTGCGCGAGCATGGCGCCGAGCGCGAGGAGGCGGTCCAGCTCGCCACCCTCGTCGTCGCGGCCGTAGAGGGGACCGTGGCCATGTGCCGCGCCAAGCGCAGCATCGAGCCCCTCGACCGCACTGCGGAGCAACTGCAGGCGCTGATCCTCGCCACGATCAAGGGCTGA
- a CDS encoding helix-turn-helix transcriptional regulator, translating to MPQVVMLRGDLEFWARIKPLTESNDVEWVNVARDLDTWPGAREAARLTMRRDGAVQARKLYSPAVLADERDREALREMAAHGMRIRIAATPLSRGTFFIDRRTMILTSPMTSAPAAHGHRTYTMSAAPALVDGAYALFEAAWESATDLAAFLSPQRPLIDAQTGRVLRALTSGVTDETAARELGMSLRTYRRRVAELLVTLNAGSRFQAGVRAGELGLIRG from the coding sequence ATGCCACAGGTCGTGATGCTTCGCGGTGATCTTGAGTTCTGGGCGCGGATCAAGCCCTTGACGGAGTCCAACGACGTGGAATGGGTCAACGTCGCCCGCGACCTCGACACCTGGCCCGGCGCGCGTGAGGCCGCCCGCCTGACGATGCGCCGTGACGGGGCGGTTCAGGCCCGCAAGCTGTACAGTCCCGCCGTGCTCGCCGACGAGCGCGACCGGGAGGCCCTGCGCGAGATGGCCGCCCACGGCATGCGGATCAGGATCGCCGCCACCCCGTTGTCCCGGGGAACCTTCTTCATCGACCGACGAACCATGATCCTCACCAGTCCCATGACGTCCGCCCCGGCCGCTCACGGACACCGCACGTACACCATGAGCGCCGCGCCGGCCTTGGTCGACGGGGCGTACGCGCTGTTCGAAGCCGCTTGGGAGAGCGCGACCGACCTCGCTGCCTTCCTCAGTCCGCAACGGCCCCTGATCGACGCCCAGACCGGCAGGGTCCTGCGCGCCTTGACCTCCGGCGTCACCGACGAGACAGCCGCACGGGAACTCGGCATGTCGCTGCGCACCTACCGCCGCCGGGTCGCCGAACTGCTCGTCACCCTCAACGCGGGCTCCCGTTTCCAGGCCGGAGTACGCGCGGGCGAGTTGGGCCTGATCCGCGGGTGA
- a CDS encoding NAD(P)-dependent oxidoreductase: MKLLILGATGPTGRHVLDLAVRSGDSVTAFVRNPAALGDLAEQVTTVTGDATSHRDLAAAAAGHDAIVSALGRGNSVRADGLFTRASAAVIGAAGEAGVSRLVWLSSFGVGHTFGWSSSAQKLIYGTLLRSIYADKAIADESIRSSGLDWTVVYPTRLTHGPAKGTYRADDRLPMKGNPTISRADVAAFMHTAAQGSEWIHRTAVISD; encoded by the coding sequence ATGAAGCTGCTGATCCTCGGTGCGACCGGTCCCACCGGTCGTCATGTCCTCGACCTGGCCGTGCGATCCGGCGACTCGGTCACGGCCTTCGTCCGCAATCCGGCGGCCCTGGGTGACCTGGCCGAGCAGGTCACCACGGTCACCGGCGACGCCACCTCGCACCGCGACCTCGCCGCCGCGGCGGCCGGGCACGACGCGATCGTCTCCGCGCTCGGCAGGGGCAATTCGGTGCGCGCCGACGGCTTGTTCACGCGCGCCTCTGCGGCCGTGATCGGCGCGGCCGGAGAAGCGGGTGTCTCCCGTCTGGTGTGGCTGTCCTCGTTCGGTGTCGGCCACACCTTCGGCTGGTCGAGCAGCGCGCAGAAGCTGATCTACGGCACGCTGCTGCGGTCGATCTACGCCGACAAGGCGATCGCGGATGAGAGCATCCGCTCCAGCGGGCTGGACTGGACCGTGGTGTACCCGACCAGGCTGACCCACGGCCCCGCCAAGGGCACCTACCGGGCGGACGACCGGCTGCCGATGAAGGGCAACCCGACAATCAGCCGTGCGGACGTGGCCGCCTTCATGCACACGGCGGCACAGGGCAGCGAGTGGATCCACCGCACCGCCGTGATCTCCGACTGA
- a CDS encoding aldo/keto reductase, with product MSNDFRFGGDLPVNRLGFGAMRLPSKDGMGGPARDPEAGRAVLRRAVELGVDHIDTADFYFSAGGAVRANTLIREALHPYPSDLVIATKVGPVVGPDGLSHGTPADMRGFVEANLDGLGVDRLDLVYLRIGAMEPPQGESLAERFEALAALREEGLIRHLGLSNVDTGHLAEARAIAPVTAVQNHAAQGDEADVLAACEESGIAFVPFFPVGGGRELDDERLAKVAARHRATVPQIGLARLLASSPVALAIPGTGSLSHLEENMAAAAIALTDEDLADLS from the coding sequence ATGAGCAATGACTTCCGCTTCGGCGGCGACCTCCCCGTCAACCGGCTCGGCTTCGGCGCCATGCGCCTGCCTTCCAAGGACGGCATGGGCGGTCCCGCCCGCGACCCCGAGGCCGGCCGTGCCGTACTGCGCCGCGCCGTCGAACTCGGGGTCGACCACATCGACACCGCCGACTTCTACTTCAGCGCCGGCGGTGCGGTGCGAGCGAACACCCTGATCCGTGAGGCCCTGCACCCCTACCCGTCCGACCTGGTCATCGCCACCAAGGTGGGCCCAGTCGTCGGCCCCGACGGCCTCTCCCACGGCACCCCGGCCGACATGCGTGGCTTTGTCGAAGCCAACCTCGACGGCCTGGGCGTGGACCGCCTCGACCTGGTCTACCTGCGCATCGGCGCCATGGAACCCCCGCAGGGTGAGTCCCTCGCCGAGCGCTTCGAGGCGCTCGCGGCGCTGCGTGAGGAGGGCCTGATCCGTCACCTCGGCCTCAGCAACGTCGACACCGGTCATCTCGCGGAGGCTCGCGCCATCGCACCTGTCACTGCCGTGCAGAACCACGCCGCCCAGGGCGACGAAGCGGACGTCCTGGCCGCATGCGAGGAGTCCGGCATCGCCTTCGTGCCTTTCTTCCCGGTGGGTGGCGGTCGGGAACTCGACGACGAGCGTCTGGCCAAGGTGGCGGCCCGGCACCGCGCCACCGTCCCCCAGATCGGCCTGGCCCGGCTGCTGGCCTCATCGCCGGTGGCCCTGGCCATCCCGGGCACGGGATCCCTCTCCCACCTGGAGGAGAACATGGCTGCCGCCGCGATCGCCCTCACCGACGAAGACCTCGCCGACCTCTCCTGA
- a CDS encoding Shedu anti-phage system protein SduA domain-containing protein: MDDWDAYTLSVHEQLTATGFVHVCKWAGHFDPETFTKYEEVLSAAEDEKPIQKFLEENPWMLIQQMGGSCRWIRPQVRLGDAYVPDFLVARLDSYQLNWTLVELESPRAPLFMASEKNANRPAEKLREGLDQITEWRRWLRANTDYAQRPRGAGKEGLGLVEIGDWANGLVIIGRRSEMTIAQRRTRDQLAFESRTNIYTYDWLTDEGRRVRGRVEELGDGTCEECSMFL; encoded by the coding sequence ATGGATGATTGGGACGCATACACCCTGTCAGTTCACGAGCAACTGACTGCTACAGGATTCGTTCATGTGTGCAAGTGGGCGGGACACTTCGATCCAGAGACCTTCACGAAGTACGAAGAGGTTCTGTCAGCTGCCGAGGATGAGAAACCGATCCAGAAGTTCCTGGAAGAGAACCCGTGGATGCTGATCCAGCAGATGGGAGGAAGCTGCAGATGGATTCGCCCCCAGGTGAGACTGGGTGATGCTTACGTACCCGATTTCCTGGTGGCCAGACTCGACAGCTACCAACTGAACTGGACACTCGTCGAGCTGGAGAGCCCCAGAGCTCCACTCTTCATGGCGAGCGAAAAGAACGCCAATCGACCCGCAGAAAAGCTTCGAGAAGGACTCGACCAGATCACCGAATGGCGGCGATGGCTACGCGCAAACACGGACTATGCTCAGAGGCCGCGTGGAGCCGGGAAGGAAGGCCTGGGGCTTGTCGAGATCGGCGACTGGGCCAACGGACTGGTCATAATTGGCAGACGGTCTGAAATGACGATAGCGCAGCGCAGAACGCGTGATCAGTTGGCTTTTGAGAGCAGGACAAACATTTACACGTACGACTGGTTGACCGACGAGGGTCGCAGAGTCCGCGGACGTGTAGAGGAGCTTGGAGACGGCACCTGCGAAGAGTGCTCGATGTTCCTCTAG